The DNA region tttttctcttctatttttaaaaacaaacagaaaaactgaaaaaaaaactttggtaaatgaattaattaatggAAAGTTTGTTTGTTTATATTCAGAGCTGTTACTGAACTGGGTGAGATGAGACAATGTCAAACGCTAAAAAACGATTTCAGAACAGACCCTCCACAGAGCTGTTCCCTACTCTGGCTATGAGACCTCTCTCTGCTCTTTCTACCAGTGCATTTTGTAATTCCAAACAGAATCTTCCTAATGAACCTGAATAAAATCAGAGAGAATGCacactcctgtctgtctgtgtctcccttcTCTTCCTGTGCTGAACGGCAAGCTCACCTCAGCTCCCCTGCCCAGAGGGGCCCAGCTGTTAGCTGCCCGCCtgtccctcctcctccccctgttGAGGAGATACGCTTCCTGTCCCCACATTCCTCCCGCCCACCACGCCTCCTGCTTCCTGTCCCACATTCCTCCCGCCCACCACACTTCCTGTTTCCTGGACTCCCAGACACCAGCAGTGTGGGTGGCTAGCCCCACTCACACTGAACCACACTGttacacaaagacacacactgGTACACACTTTCACAATAACTCACACTAGTACTACCTGACTCACTAGGCTGACTCACTGATTACACCGATTTACACTGCTACACCGGTTCACAATGACTCATAGCTACACTGTGGCACACACCAGTTCACAGTGACTTGTGCtggcacacactcatacacaatGACTCACATCTACACTGTGGCACACACCGGTTCACAGTGACTTGTGCtggcacacactcatacacaatGACTCACAGCTACACTGTGGCACACACCGGTTCACAGTGACTTGTGCtggcacacactcatacacaatGACTCACAGCTACACTGTGGCACACACCGGTTCACAGTGactcccacagacacactcataCACAATGACTTAGTTACAATGTGGTACAGTGACTGTTCTCTGCTCCCCCAGACTCCACACAAGGTGACAAGAGACCAGAGCAAACTCTGGAGGCTGCTGGGTGGAGACGAGTCATTTCCCTTGAGAGGGTGTCTCCTTCTGCATTATTTTTACTTACACTACATGCCCCCTGGGACACCGACCCACACAGGAACAGCTGGTACAGCATCCCACTGACACAGCTTCACGAAcgcacagtccagtgcagtaaagcccagtgagatcagggtaaaagcacagtgcagtacagtaaagcccagtgagatcagggtaaaagcacagtccaggaGTTTAGCAAACCACTTCCTGATCTCGAACGTGTCAACATGTTTACCACAGGCACATGCTCTGCTCGCAGTGAAGACAGGACAAGAAGGCGTTGTTTTGATTCAGATATTTATTAATAACTTAAGGACATATGTACACACTGAGTTATGAGCCAATAACTCTGTACACACAGAAGCAGCTTGGATTTCACACAAGTTAAAATAATCAACCCCtcccctacacacacacacaacgcCTCAAGGCGTCTCTTGAGTCTTACAGCCCTATCACATCCCCCCCAGGATGAAGTCAGGTCACTTTCACGAGTGGAGAACCCCCACCCCACCCTCTACTCTTCAAGTGTCCCCACAGCTCCGGTGGGCGCGCTGATGCAGGACTGTATACAGACCAATACGGTACACGACCGCGACAGTGTACACGCATTACACGCGTGACTGAGGGGGTCCCCATACCCCCAGTGCTCACAGTCAAGCGCTTTGAGCGGTTACAGCGAGATCCATCTCCCGCGGTCCAGCTGTCAGTCGGACGGAACCGCCTCAAGCCGCGTGCGACTTCCCGAGTCACGCGACCGGCTTGGAATGCCGCTGCGGCGCGAGTCCCATGACTGATGACGCACTGCCCTCCCCGCGCGCTCATCGCCAGACTCGCTCCCTTCAAACAGTGTTCCAACAGTCCCTCTCGCTGGCAACTCTCCTCCGTGTCCGGAAGTTGTCCAGAGCCGATTTTCTGCGGGATCCCCTCCCCGCACACAGCTGCCGGAGAGAGCGCGGCAGGTTCGGACCCGCTGGGTCAGTCCCGGGCGGAATCAGCCCGCGAAGGGCCGACATTCGGTCCGTCAGCCCCCGTCCGCGGCCCCCTCGGAGCCTGCCGGTCGGCGCTTGTCGCCTCGCCGGCGTGTCGGTCAGTGTCCATGTCCGTGTCCTCCGTGGGCGCTCAGAAGGCCACGATGGCCCGGGACAGCGGCATGGCGCTCAGGGTCTCTCCGGCGCGGTGGCACCGGAGCGCAGCGAGCCGGCTGGGCGGCTGCTCTTCGCCGGCCGCCTCCATCCGCGCCCTCTTGCTGGGCAGGAACTCGGGCTCGGCGGCGGTCGTTCCCGGGCGCTTCCGCGTCAGCCGGCGCTGGCCGACGGGGCTGCAGTTCTCCTTGTCCGAAGGGCCGTCGCTGCCGTACGGAGCCCGGGGCTCCCCGCCCTGCGCCGCGCTGGTGTTCTCCAGCCTTGGCGCCAGCGGCCGGCCAGGGGGCGCCGGGGCCCCGGCGGGCGGGCTGCCCGTGTCCATGCGCTCCTGCCCCGGGACGGCCGCGGCGGCCTGCGCGCTGCAGGCGTGGTAGATCTCCCGGGCGGAGCGCACGACCAGGGACAGCAGCAGGCTGCGGTGCAGGCGGCAGCCGCCACGCTGACTGCGGGAGCTGTAGAGCTTGCCCAGGGACACGGCCACGATCCTCTTCGCGTCGCAGGTCATCTCCATTCTGCCTCTCTGGCGGGCGGGCGGGCGGGCGGGCGGCGGACGTGCCGTGTGGCTCAGGGAGTGCTGGGCTCGGGTGCGCGCTGTCAGCTCGCCTGTGGCCCAGCTGTTGTCACCTCTTACGAGTACGCTGGTAGGCTGAGCAGGGCGCTCTTATGTAGCCTCGCTGACGTCACAGGCGCTGTCTTCGCCAATCGACGCCTACAGGGCCCCTTGATTGACAGGTGCCGGCCGCCACACCCCCCTGGTGTTTCCTGTCCGGAGGGACTCTTGACATCTGGGCtacgtaataataataaaataataataataataatgcagttgTATCCCGTGCATAGACGCGGGCTTTGTGACCTCTGCACGCTGGAGGTTAGCGCAGTGTGGATGAGCCTCTGCGGGTCTCCTACAGGAATTCTGCGGGGATGTTGCGTGTGGGACACACATACTGACACGTCTCGCACCCGCGTGTCTGTGGACGGCGTGCGTACACTGCTGTGCGCCGTGTCGCGGCTTTGTGAACCGGCACCGTGCCGGAGGTGGCTGGGGTGGATCTGGGCTCTGTGCCTGCTGTACAGATGTCGGATCTAACCGCCCCCCTCTCCCGGCTCGTTATTCCCCGGGGGGTATTTCCTTGGTGACGTCGCCCCCGTACGCCCATACAAGGCGCTTCCGGGCTCCCGGGTCCCGCGCAGTGGAAAAGCCGTGACGCAAGGCGGCCGTACTTCCCTGCTTACCTAATTCAGCAGCAGCGGGCTGGAAGGGGCGGGGCGGGGAGGGAGCGTCAGCTCTCGCCTCCTTATATGGCGCTGTCGCCGGCTGCGCCCGCTTCCTTTGCCCAAATATGGGAGGCGCCTGAGGCGAGGCAGCGGCCGTGAGCTCCCTGTCCCTCGTGTGTGTTACTGCTGCTGTAAATAACTCATAACTGGTACTGGACCTGGAGCGGAAACttattaaatgtataaatgtgaCTCCGCTAGCCAGGTTTGCAGATATTTTAAGTAAGCTAACCTGCGTGTAAGAAAGTGTGACACTCTATTCCTGACGTCATTACGGTTTTGGTTCATATGAAACCATCATTATAGCGCCACCGTCATGTGACAGGGGTGAATTCTTCTAAGCGTCATGTGACAAGAGTGAAGTGCGCAGGCCCTGGTCATGTGATGGAGGAGTGGCGGGGGAGAAAGAGCTGGAGGAGGGAAGTGTGTGCTGGGTCTCTCAGACTGTCGCTGACGACATGTCGCTGGAGGACCCGTTCTTCGTGGTGAAGGGGTGAGTTTACACGAGTAAAACATGAATGTATACGTACACAGTGTAGGCGCTAACAGTAATGACACTGGTTTTTCCTAGACACGGGGCGCTCGCTGGCGGGACAGTTAGTGTTTCGGCGAACTGAGCAGGCGGGGTGTTGAGAGCCCCAGTCCTGTATCAGCGTGTCTGTGACGCGCCGGTCAGCCAGGGTGTAGGCAGCGAGTGTGTCAGGCACTCAGGGTGTAAGCAGCGAGTGTGTCAAGCAATCGGGGTGTAGGTAGCGAGTGTGTCAGGCAGTCAGGGTGTAGATAGCGAGTGTGTCAGGCACTCAGGGTGTAGGCAGCGAGTGTGTCAGGCACTCAGGGTGTAAGCAGCGAGTGTGTCAGGCACTCAGGGTGTAGGCAGCGAGTGTGTCAGGCAGTCCGGGTGTAGGCAGCGAGTGTGTCAGGCAGTCCGGGTGTAGATAGCGAGTGTGTCAGGCAGTCCGGGTGTAGGTAGCGAGTGTGTCAGGCAGTCCGGGTGTAGATAGCGAGTGTGTCAGGCAGCGAGTGTGTCAGGCAGTCAGGGTGTATCAGGCAGTAAGGGTGTaggcaacaaaacaacactcgtGTAGGCAGCGAGTGTGTCAGGCAGTCAGGGTGTAGATAGCGAGTGTGTCAGGCAGTCCGGGTGTAGGCAGCGAGTGTGTCAGGCAGTCCGGGTGTAGGCAGCGAGTGTGTCAGGCAGTCCGGGTGTAGGCAGCGAGTGTGTCAGGCAGCGAGTGTGTCAGGCAGTCCGGGTGTAGGCAGCGAGTGTGTCAGGCAGTCAGGGTGTAGATAGCGAGTGTGTCAGGCAGCGAGTGTGTCAGGCAGTCTGGGTGTAGGCAGCGAGTGTGTCAGGCAGCGAGTGTGTCAGGCAGTCAGGGTGTATCAGGCAGTCAGGGTGTAGGCAACGAGTGTCTTGCTGTGCTGTCAGGGAGGTGCAGAAGGCCCTGTCCCGGGTGCAGGAGTGTAACTGGAggtgtgtcactgtgctgtcagGGAGGTGCAGGAGTGTAACTGGAGGTGTGTCGCTGTGCTGTCAGGGAGGTGCAGGAGTGTAACTGGAGGTGTGTCGCTGTGCTGTCAGGGAGGTGCAGGAGTATAACTGGAGGTGTGTCGCTGTGCTGTCAGGGAGGTGCAGGAGTGTAACTGGAGGTGTGTCGCTGTGCTGTCAGGGAGGTGCAGGAGTGTAACTGGAGGTGTGTCGCTGTGCTGTCAGGGAGGTGCAGGAGTGTAACTGGAGGTGTGTCGCTGTGCTGTCAGGGAGGTGCAGGAGTGTAACTGGAGGTGTGTCGCTGTGCTGTCAGGGAGGTGCAGGAGTGTAACTGGAGGTGTGTCGCTGTGCTGTCAGGGAGGTGCAGGAGTGTAACTGGAGGTGTGTCGCTGTGCTGTCAGGGAGGTGCAAGAGTGTAACTGGAGGTGTGTCGCTGTGCTGTCAGGGAGGTGCAGGAGTATAACTGGAGGTGTGTCGCTGTGCTGTCAAGGAGGTGCAGGAGTGTAACTGGAGGTGTGTCGCTGTGCTGTCAGGGAGGTGCAGAAGGCCCTGTCCCGGGCGCAGGGGCTGTATGCACGCTGGGAGGAGCTGCTCCAGGGGGAGACGCTGGTCAGTCGGGATGAGATGGACTGGAGTGCCAACGAGCTGAGGAACAGCCTGAGGGGCATAGACTGGGACCTGGAGGACCTGCAGGAGACCATCTGTATCCTCAGGGAGAAATGGGGGGAAGGGGTGGAGGGAGAGACTgggaggagagacagggagacaggtgtgggaggagggagagacagggagacacaggggTGTGGGAGAGAttgggaggagggagagggagacagggagacacgGGCGGGTGGAAAGAttgggaggagggagagggagacagggagacacaggggcaggaggagagattgggaggagggagagggagacagggagacacaggggCGGGTGGAGAGAttgggaggagggagagggagaca from Lepisosteus oculatus isolate fLepOcu1 chromosome 11, fLepOcu1.hap2, whole genome shotgun sequence includes:
- the ier2b gene encoding immediate early response gene 2 protein; the protein is MEMTCDAKRIVAVSLGKLYSSRSQRGGCRLHRSLLLSLVVRSAREIYHACSAQAAAAVPGQERMDTGSPPAGAPAPPGRPLAPRLENTSAAQGGEPRAPYGSDGPSDKENCSPVGQRRLTRKRPGTTAAEPEFLPSKRARMEAAGEEQPPSRLAALRCHRAGETLSAMPLSRAIVAF